The Candidatus Delongbacteria bacterium genome has a window encoding:
- a CDS encoding type II toxin-antitoxin system RelE/ParE family toxin — MNTLRLALNQTRTFVRWLKALRDPHAKARILLRLQALQMGQWGDVKSLGKGLLELRIDVGPGYRIYLVHRQKDRNVLLCRGNKDTQARDIKRARALVAQLERENT, encoded by the coding sequence ATGAATACACTCCGGCTGGCTCTGAACCAAACCCGGACCTTCGTGCGCTGGCTGAAGGCCTTGCGGGATCCCCACGCGAAAGCACGGATCCTGCTACGCCTGCAGGCCCTCCAAATGGGACAGTGGGGAGACGTCAAATCTCTGGGGAAGGGCCTGCTTGAGCTGAGGATCGACGTGGGGCCGGGCTATCGGATCTATCTCGTTCATCGGCAGAAGGATCGAAATGTGTTGTTGTGCAGAGGCAACAAGGACACCCAGGCGCGCGACATCAAACGGGCTCGGGCACTGGTCGCACAGCTGGAAAGGGAGAACACGTGA
- a CDS encoding addiction module antidote protein, giving the protein MKTSLRDFDAADYLDSEEQLSAYLSAAMAEPDEALFLAALGAVARRRGMGLVARRSGLGRESLYKALTPGSHPRYETIRQVLAGMGMRLTVVPAS; this is encoded by the coding sequence GTGAAAACGTCCTTACGAGATTTCGATGCCGCGGACTACCTGGACAGCGAAGAGCAGCTCTCCGCGTACCTGTCGGCTGCCATGGCTGAGCCGGATGAGGCCCTTTTCCTGGCCGCCTTGGGCGCAGTGGCCCGTCGCCGCGGAATGGGACTCGTGGCCCGTCGATCGGGCCTGGGCCGGGAAAGCCTTTACAAAGCCCTCACCCCCGGCTCGCATCCCCGTTATGAAACCATCCGCCAAGTTCTGGCAGGAATGGGCATGCGCTTGACCGTGGTGCCCGCATCCTGA
- a CDS encoding PfkB family carbohydrate kinase, translating into MRLIALGHVVWDHLLLLDQYPAVDSKNLALRSRECVGGPAARAALTAAGLGAEVAFAGCLGDDANSVRIRQAFTEGGVDCAGVELCAGCVTPRAGIWVEARHGKRTVVLDRAGLPDYPAAALVRLPWGPGWLLLDGKEPVALEAARRARAAGMSVLLDLGGPREDIASLVAAAEVLAVSKAFVMSEYPGLDLLQAAANLLEAGPRLAVITLGAGGMIVGERGAEPYWFPAWPAGKIVDTTGAGDVFHGALAWALLQGFPTRKALACAAVAGGLACRDLGGEVSSLSAELLLREVDAAAGLFCL; encoded by the coding sequence ATGCGTCTCATCGCCTTGGGCCACGTGGTCTGGGATCACCTGCTGCTGCTGGACCAGTACCCGGCCGTGGACAGCAAGAACCTGGCCCTGCGCAGCCGCGAGTGCGTGGGCGGGCCCGCCGCCCGGGCGGCCCTGACCGCCGCCGGGCTGGGGGCGGAAGTCGCCTTCGCCGGCTGCCTGGGCGACGACGCCAACAGCGTGCGGATCCGCCAGGCCTTTACCGAGGGCGGCGTGGACTGCGCGGGCGTGGAGCTCTGCGCGGGTTGTGTCACGCCCCGGGCCGGCATCTGGGTGGAGGCCCGCCACGGCAAGCGCACGGTGGTGCTGGATCGCGCCGGGCTGCCGGACTATCCGGCCGCAGCGCTGGTACGGCTGCCCTGGGGGCCCGGCTGGCTGCTGCTGGACGGCAAGGAGCCCGTGGCGCTGGAGGCCGCGCGGCGCGCCCGGGCCGCCGGCATGTCCGTGCTGCTGGATCTGGGCGGCCCGCGGGAAGACATCGCGTCGCTGGTGGCCGCGGCCGAGGTGCTGGCGGTCTCCAAAGCCTTCGTGATGAGCGAGTACCCCGGCCTGGATCTGCTCCAGGCGGCGGCCAATCTGCTGGAAGCCGGGCCGCGGCTGGCGGTGATCACCCTGGGAGCCGGCGGGATGATCGTCGGCGAGCGCGGCGCCGAGCCGTATTGGTTCCCGGCCTGGCCGGCGGGCAAGATCGTGGACACCACGGGCGCGGGCGACGTCTTCCACGGCGCGCTGGCCTGGGCCCTGCTGCAGGGCTTCCCCACCCGCAAAGCCCTGGCCTGCGCGGCGGTGGCGGGGGGCTTGGCATGTCGCGACCTGGGGGGCGAGGTCAGCTCCCTTTCGGCCGAGCTCTTGTTGCGCGAAGTGGATGCGGCAGCAGGGCTCTTTTGCCTGTAG
- a CDS encoding ATP-dependent DNA helicase, with amino-acid sequence MPEPVRRLAVQALCELAEGGRNDGGGWIPGRARQGQRLHGQAQQRALAEGARVEVPLSWRGVLLGEEVELTGRADQLDEDGTVEEIKTVLVQAERLKRLRAEDFPGHVLQALLYAWMLKPTGTVRARLRLINLGDGAERVLDVERPADELLATLETQVALLAARERRENELRAARVTRSRQLEFPFPAYRPGQRVLMQEIETALAREQILTLNAPTGLGKSVSVLLPALRTAMQAGRRVFFCTAKNTGREAALLVARALNREGTVVSAVAMSSREGMCPAETYFCHEEHCPLLKGLAPRLEAALRDLAGLPLVDREELVATGIRHRVCPHEIALALTETRDLVVGDYNYVFDPQVRIRRLFVEGDPQDFVLVVDEAHNLAPRGRSWFSASLAREQLGELERHLDVQLAGGDLFQGGPLQRPLKGLKQALHKLDDLFERVEEQVEPDFEFVYDTGERALGARFDQEVLAAAAGQYERALVDLLLTRSLLGVVVEKDPIVDFFRELERFAELARQEKETLRQVIRVLPGPERPVLIFEILCTWAGDWIQEQLERFHAAVLFSATLRPWDWHLGELGLNQRPRVLTLAAPSPFPPEHRNLIIFEGISSRWRDRSRGLPLLGRLVAESFRRVGGNTAVFLPSFAYLRALRRELPAGLPLLVHEGSLEPLERLALLKKLERGGPRLLLTVMGGIFAEAVDYPGRMLEAALVIGPGLPQLSHERELARLWYESQGDGGFDKAYRLPGLCRVLQAAGRVIRRPEDRGSIVLFCDRFSALDNLQVIEEFYDARPLQLELPGELLDNLECFHGTGG; translated from the coding sequence ATGCCTGAGCCCGTGCGCCGCCTGGCCGTCCAGGCCTTGTGCGAACTCGCCGAGGGCGGGCGCAACGACGGCGGCGGCTGGATTCCCGGCCGCGCCCGGCAGGGACAGCGCCTGCATGGCCAGGCGCAGCAGCGGGCCCTGGCCGAGGGCGCGCGCGTGGAGGTGCCGCTCTCCTGGCGCGGCGTGCTGCTGGGCGAGGAGGTGGAACTGACGGGGCGCGCCGATCAGCTGGACGAGGACGGCACGGTAGAGGAGATCAAGACCGTGCTGGTCCAGGCGGAGCGGCTGAAGCGCCTGCGCGCGGAGGACTTCCCCGGCCACGTCCTGCAGGCCCTGCTCTACGCCTGGATGCTCAAACCCACCGGCACGGTGCGCGCGCGCCTGCGGCTGATCAACCTGGGCGACGGCGCCGAGCGCGTGCTGGACGTGGAGCGGCCGGCGGACGAACTGCTGGCCACGCTGGAGACCCAGGTCGCCCTGCTGGCCGCCCGGGAGCGCCGCGAGAACGAGCTGCGCGCCGCCCGTGTCACACGCTCGCGCCAGCTGGAGTTTCCCTTCCCCGCCTACCGGCCCGGGCAGCGCGTGCTGATGCAGGAGATCGAGACCGCGCTGGCCCGGGAGCAGATCCTGACCCTCAACGCCCCCACCGGGCTGGGCAAGTCCGTCTCCGTGCTGCTGCCCGCGCTGCGCACGGCCATGCAGGCCGGCCGGCGCGTCTTCTTCTGCACCGCCAAGAACACGGGCCGCGAGGCCGCGCTGCTGGTGGCGCGAGCCCTCAACCGCGAGGGAACCGTGGTCAGCGCCGTGGCCATGAGCAGCCGCGAGGGCATGTGTCCCGCCGAGACCTACTTCTGCCACGAGGAGCACTGTCCCCTGCTCAAGGGCCTGGCCCCGCGCCTGGAGGCCGCCCTGCGCGACTTGGCCGGCCTGCCGCTGGTGGATCGCGAGGAGCTGGTGGCCACGGGCATCCGGCACCGGGTCTGCCCGCATGAAATCGCCCTGGCGCTGACCGAGACCCGCGACCTGGTGGTGGGCGACTACAACTACGTCTTCGATCCGCAGGTGCGCATCCGCCGGCTCTTCGTGGAGGGCGACCCGCAGGACTTCGTGCTGGTGGTGGACGAGGCCCACAACCTGGCGCCCCGCGGCCGCAGCTGGTTCAGCGCCAGCCTGGCCCGCGAGCAGCTGGGCGAGTTGGAACGCCACCTGGACGTGCAGCTGGCCGGCGGCGACCTGTTCCAGGGCGGGCCGCTGCAGCGGCCGCTCAAGGGACTCAAGCAGGCCCTGCACAAGCTCGACGATCTCTTCGAGCGGGTCGAGGAGCAGGTGGAACCCGATTTCGAATTCGTCTACGACACGGGCGAGCGCGCCCTGGGCGCGCGCTTCGACCAGGAGGTCCTGGCCGCCGCCGCCGGGCAGTACGAGCGCGCGCTGGTGGATCTGCTGCTCACGCGCAGCCTGCTGGGCGTGGTGGTGGAGAAGGATCCCATCGTGGATTTCTTTCGCGAGCTGGAGCGCTTCGCCGAGCTGGCGCGCCAGGAGAAGGAGACGCTGCGCCAGGTGATCCGCGTGCTGCCCGGCCCGGAGCGTCCGGTCCTGATCTTCGAAATCCTCTGCACCTGGGCGGGGGACTGGATCCAGGAGCAGCTGGAGCGCTTTCACGCCGCCGTGCTGTTCAGCGCCACCCTGCGCCCCTGGGACTGGCACCTGGGCGAATTGGGCCTGAACCAGCGGCCCCGCGTGCTGACCCTGGCCGCGCCCTCGCCCTTTCCGCCCGAGCACCGCAACCTGATCATCTTCGAGGGTATCAGCAGCCGCTGGCGGGACCGCAGCCGCGGCCTGCCCCTGCTGGGCCGGCTGGTGGCCGAGAGTTTCCGCCGGGTGGGCGGCAACACGGCGGTCTTCCTGCCCTCCTTCGCCTACCTGCGCGCCTTGCGCCGGGAGCTGCCCGCCGGGTTGCCGCTGCTGGTCCACGAAGGCAGCCTGGAGCCGCTGGAGCGGCTGGCCCTGCTGAAGAAGCTGGAGCGCGGCGGACCACGCCTGCTGCTCACCGTGATGGGCGGCATCTTCGCCGAGGCCGTGGACTATCCGGGCCGGATGCTGGAGGCCGCGCTGGTGATCGGGCCCGGGCTGCCGCAATTGTCTCACGAGCGCGAGCTGGCTCGTCTGTGGTACGAAAGCCAGGGCGACGGTGGTTTCGACAAGGCCTACCGCCTGCCGGGCCTCTGCCGCGTGCTGCAGGCAGCGGGCCGCGTGATCCGCCGCCCGGAGGATCGCGGCAGCATCGTGCTGTTCTGCGACCGCTTCAGCGCGCTGGACAACCTGCAGGTGATCGAGGAATTCTACGACGCCCGCCCGCTGCAGCTGGAGCTGCCCGGCGAGCTGCTGGACAACCTGGAGTGCTTCCACGGCACGGGCGGCTGA